One stretch of Streptomyces zhihengii DNA includes these proteins:
- a CDS encoding PDR/VanB family oxidoreductase: MSRRRATAPPDPAAGPPPDHPAPPRVDPARPAPDDARAAPGAGAAEELPPDLYGRERGDRLMRFLAAFSDRYLPLVTAGGRRTPPRPAPRPASLALVVASREHPADGVVALRLTAPDGAPLPRWQPGAHLDLLLPSGRTRQYSLCGDPGDRYAYRIAVRRTGGPGGGSDEVHDALPAGTRVGVKGPRNAFPFAAEPSVLFLAGGIGITPVLPMAREAARRGLDWHLVHTGRSRASMPFAGELGELAGAKGRVELLADDEHGVPDGAALLRRAAGRAVYCCGPGPMLDAVRAAFDAGGARSLHAERFTAAPVRDGRPFEIALRRSGEVLAVPADRSVLDVLLKRDPATPYSCRQGFCGVCTVRVGAGPVEHRDGRLTDQERAEGRMRVCVSRAPEGARLELDL, from the coding sequence ATGAGCCGCCGACGCGCCACCGCGCCACCCGATCCCGCCGCCGGGCCGCCACCGGACCACCCCGCACCGCCGCGGGTCGACCCCGCGCGGCCGGCACCGGACGACGCCCGGGCAGCTCCGGGGGCCGGAGCGGCGGAAGAGCTGCCGCCCGACCTCTACGGCCGCGAGCGCGGCGACCGGCTGATGCGGTTCCTGGCCGCCTTCTCCGACCGGTATCTGCCGCTGGTCACCGCCGGCGGGCGCCGCACACCGCCCCGGCCCGCGCCGCGCCCCGCCTCCCTCGCCCTCGTGGTCGCCTCCCGCGAGCACCCGGCCGACGGAGTCGTGGCCCTGCGGCTGACGGCCCCGGACGGCGCCCCGCTCCCCCGCTGGCAGCCCGGCGCCCACCTCGACCTGCTGCTGCCGTCGGGCCGCACCCGCCAGTACTCGCTGTGCGGCGACCCCGGCGACCGGTACGCCTACCGGATAGCCGTCCGCCGCACCGGCGGCCCCGGCGGAGGCTCCGACGAGGTGCACGACGCGCTGCCGGCCGGCACCCGGGTGGGCGTCAAGGGACCGCGCAACGCGTTCCCGTTCGCCGCCGAGCCGTCGGTGCTGTTCCTCGCGGGCGGCATCGGCATCACCCCCGTGCTGCCCATGGCCCGCGAGGCGGCCCGGCGCGGTCTCGACTGGCACCTGGTGCACACCGGCCGCTCCCGGGCGTCCATGCCGTTCGCCGGCGAACTCGGCGAACTCGCGGGCGCAAAGGGCCGGGTGGAGCTGCTGGCGGACGACGAGCACGGCGTCCCCGACGGCGCGGCCCTGCTGCGCCGGGCCGCCGGCCGCGCGGTCTACTGCTGCGGCCCCGGCCCGATGCTCGACGCCGTGCGCGCCGCCTTCGACGCCGGCGGCGCGCGCTCGCTCCACGCCGAGCGCTTCACCGCCGCGCCCGTCAGGGACGGGCGGCCGTTCGAGATCGCGCTGCGCCGCAGCGGCGAGGTCCTCGCCGTACCGGCGGACAGGTCCGTCCTCGACGTGCTGCTGAAGCGCGACCCGGCGACGCCGTACTCCTGCCGGCAGGGCTTCTGCGGCGTCTGCACCGTGCGGGTGGGCGCCGGACCGGTCGAGCACCGCGACGGACGGCTCACCGATCAGGAGCGCGCGGAGGGCCGGATGCGGGTGTGCGTCTCCCGCGCGCCCGAGGGCGCCCGCCTCGAACTGGACCTGTAG
- a CDS encoding metal-dependent hydrolase: MSSTEDHDDLVLRARDVHFDWGALPLHWIPGRPMATHVVNVLHLLLPEGERWFVRTFREAVPMITDEKLREEVLGFIGQEAVHAEAHQGVLDHLLTQGLDPGPYIRQVEFVFRRVLGERPGLPAARAREHVVERVAIIAAVEHFTAFLGDWVLNADGLDRAGADPVMLDLLRWHGAEEVEHRSVAYDLLRHLDPGYRRRIRTLFVAGPVLFHLWIRGARFLMAADPSLPRGAKPTWRGYADGARRGVLPGLGRLTRSASRYLSPAYHPTQEGSTRQAVAYLAASPAARAAAH; encoded by the coding sequence ATGAGCAGCACGGAAGACCACGACGACCTGGTCCTGCGGGCCCGCGACGTCCATTTCGACTGGGGTGCGCTGCCCCTGCACTGGATCCCCGGCCGCCCGATGGCCACCCATGTGGTCAATGTGCTGCACCTGCTGCTGCCGGAGGGCGAGCGCTGGTTCGTGCGCACCTTCCGGGAGGCGGTGCCGATGATCACCGACGAGAAGCTGCGCGAGGAGGTGCTCGGGTTCATCGGCCAGGAGGCCGTGCACGCCGAAGCCCACCAGGGCGTGCTGGACCACCTCCTGACGCAGGGTCTGGACCCGGGGCCCTACATCCGCCAGGTCGAGTTCGTCTTCCGGCGCGTCCTGGGCGAACGGCCGGGGCTGCCGGCCGCCCGGGCGCGCGAGCACGTCGTCGAACGGGTGGCGATCATCGCGGCCGTCGAGCACTTCACGGCCTTCCTCGGCGACTGGGTGCTCAACGCGGACGGTCTCGACCGCGCCGGGGCGGACCCGGTGATGCTCGACCTGCTGCGCTGGCACGGCGCGGAGGAGGTCGAGCACCGCAGTGTGGCGTACGACCTGCTGCGGCACCTCGACCCCGGCTACCGCAGGCGGATCCGCACCCTGTTCGTCGCCGGTCCCGTCCTGTTCCACCTGTGGATCCGCGGCGCCCGCTTCCTGATGGCCGCCGACCCCTCGCTGCCGCGCGGCGCGAAGCCCACCTGGCGCGGGTACGCCGACGGGGCGCGGCGCGGTGTGCTGCCGGGGCTCGGCAGGCTGACGCGCTCCGCCTCCCGCTACCTGAGCCCGGCCTACCACCCCACGCAGGAGGGCTCGACCCGGCAGGCGGTGGCCTATCTCGCCGCCTCCCCCGCCGCCCGCGCGGCAGCGCACTGA
- a CDS encoding TetR/AcrR family transcriptional regulator, with protein MARRTPAARPSRMLPADRRTQILEAARRLLEFRPVDELSVESVAREAGVSPGLLFHYFGSQRRFRQAVLEAAADELLAHVRPDPALSPAEQLRAGITTFTDHVTRYPAVYRAVTRLGAAAGVRTLHRSARSTLAGWLHTALAGAGAPATPAVTLAVTGWLACMEEIVLAWLDEPTTDRRSLEELCERSFYQLVRAALDDEEQWLLLRERVTVRPPAPPAR; from the coding sequence ATGGCACGACGCACCCCCGCCGCCCGCCCGTCGCGGATGCTCCCGGCCGACCGCCGGACGCAGATCCTCGAAGCCGCCCGCCGGCTCCTGGAGTTCCGCCCCGTCGACGAACTGTCCGTGGAGTCCGTCGCCCGCGAGGCGGGCGTCTCCCCCGGGCTGCTCTTCCACTACTTCGGATCCCAGCGGAGGTTCCGTCAGGCCGTCCTGGAGGCGGCTGCCGACGAACTGCTCGCCCATGTCCGCCCCGACCCCGCGCTCAGCCCCGCCGAGCAACTGCGCGCCGGCATCACGACGTTCACCGACCACGTCACCCGCTACCCGGCGGTCTACCGCGCCGTCACCCGTCTCGGCGCCGCCGCCGGCGTGCGCACCCTGCACCGGTCGGCCCGCTCCACGCTCGCCGGCTGGCTGCACACCGCGCTCGCCGGCGCCGGGGCGCCGGCCACCCCCGCCGTCACCCTCGCGGTCACCGGATGGCTCGCCTGCATGGAGGAGATCGTCCTCGCCTGGCTCGACGAGCCCACCACGGACCGCCGGAGCCTGGAGGAGCTGTGCGAACGCAGCTTCTACCAGCTCGTCCGGGCCGCCCTGGACGACGAGGAGCAGTGGCTGCTGCTGCGCGAACGGGTCACCGTCCGCCCGCCCGCGCCGCCGGCCCGGTGA
- a CDS encoding SpoIIE family protein phosphatase has protein sequence MSWWQRTRAALDARSVAGQVLFLQVVVAVLLITAALVVLVIQARNESEQAARERSLAAAASFAHSPGIVAALRSGDPGDALQPLMAEAGSEAGVDFINVMATDGTRLADTDPRLVGEVNEGVERALREGAFTEIFKGAPTDAARAIAPVTGADGAVIGLVGAGVQIGTVGDEVDRQLPVFLTSAGAALALATVSAALVSRRLRRQTHGIGPSEMTRMYEHHDAVLHAVREGVLIVGDDNRLVLANDEARRLLEITREADGRPVTELGLDEGIAALLVSGRSVTDEVHLAGDRLLAVNTRPTAPYGGSSGCVATLRDTTELRSLAGTAEVARERLKILYEAGVRIGTTLDVVRTAEELSGVAVPRFADFVTVELPDAVLSGDDPPDPPTTMRRAALSGVDPDHPFQPVGDPVRFVAHATPMARAMAGGHAVLEANLGSAEAWRAQDPQGAAGALAYGVHSLVTVPLQASGVVLGMVSFWRAQRAEPFGEEDLSFAEELAARAAVAIDNARRFTREHTMAETLQRSLLPHVLPSQPALDTAYRYLPAQARVGGDWFDIIPLPGLRVALVVGDVVGHGLHAAATMGRLRTGVHNFSTLDLPPDELLTRLDDLVGHLDREERRAGEGTTGATCLYAVYDPVSGRCTLASAGHLAPALVHPDGTVEFVGVPVSPPLGVGSLPVESTELVLPEGSRLVLYTDGLVEDRVRDIDVGLEELRSVLAAHAHGTVEEICEGVFAGMVPARRRDDIALLVARTRRLDPSLVASWEVPQEPSAVGPVRAACSRRLAEWGLEDIAFTTELVLSELITNAVRYGSGPIGVRLLHDPGRTLVCEVSDGSSTSPHLRRATATDEGGRGLFLVAQLASRWGTRYLPAGKVIWAEQSLAEGGQPPGEALFEGIGNW, from the coding sequence ATGTCCTGGTGGCAGCGGACCAGGGCCGCGCTGGACGCCCGCAGCGTCGCCGGCCAGGTGCTGTTCCTCCAGGTGGTCGTCGCCGTCCTGCTGATCACGGCCGCCCTGGTCGTCCTGGTCATCCAGGCACGCAACGAGAGCGAGCAGGCCGCCCGGGAGCGCTCGCTGGCGGCGGCCGCCTCCTTCGCCCACTCCCCCGGCATCGTCGCGGCGCTGCGGTCCGGCGATCCGGGCGACGCGCTCCAGCCGCTGATGGCGGAGGCGGGGTCGGAGGCGGGCGTCGACTTCATCAACGTCATGGCGACCGACGGAACGCGCCTGGCCGACACCGACCCGCGGCTGGTCGGCGAGGTGAACGAAGGTGTGGAGCGGGCTCTGCGGGAGGGGGCGTTCACCGAGATCTTCAAGGGCGCCCCGACGGACGCGGCGCGGGCCATCGCCCCCGTCACGGGGGCCGACGGGGCGGTGATCGGTCTGGTCGGCGCCGGGGTGCAGATCGGCACCGTCGGCGACGAGGTCGACCGGCAGCTTCCGGTGTTCCTGACGTCGGCGGGCGCCGCGCTGGCCCTGGCGACCGTCAGCGCCGCGCTGGTCAGCCGGCGGCTGCGCCGGCAGACGCACGGCATCGGGCCGAGCGAGATGACCCGCATGTACGAGCACCACGACGCGGTGCTGCACGCGGTGCGCGAGGGCGTGCTGATCGTCGGCGACGACAACCGGCTGGTGCTGGCCAACGACGAGGCCCGCCGGCTGCTGGAGATCACCCGGGAGGCGGACGGGCGTCCGGTCACCGAGCTGGGCCTCGACGAGGGCATCGCCGCCCTGCTCGTGTCCGGCCGGTCGGTGACCGACGAGGTGCACCTGGCCGGTGACCGGCTGCTGGCGGTGAACACCCGGCCGACGGCGCCGTACGGCGGCAGCTCGGGCTGCGTGGCCACCCTGCGCGACACCACGGAGCTGCGGTCGCTCGCGGGCACGGCCGAGGTGGCCCGGGAGCGGCTGAAGATCCTCTACGAGGCGGGCGTGCGGATCGGGACCACCCTGGACGTGGTACGGACGGCCGAGGAGCTGTCGGGCGTGGCGGTGCCGCGGTTCGCCGACTTCGTCACCGTCGAGCTGCCGGACGCCGTGCTGAGCGGCGACGACCCGCCGGATCCGCCGACGACGATGCGGCGTGCCGCGCTCAGCGGCGTGGATCCGGACCATCCGTTCCAGCCCGTGGGCGACCCGGTACGGTTCGTCGCCCACGCGACACCGATGGCGCGGGCGATGGCCGGCGGCCACGCGGTGCTGGAGGCGAATCTGGGGAGCGCGGAGGCGTGGCGGGCGCAGGACCCGCAGGGCGCCGCGGGGGCGCTCGCCTACGGGGTGCACTCGCTGGTCACCGTGCCGCTCCAGGCCAGCGGGGTGGTGCTCGGGATGGTCAGCTTCTGGCGGGCGCAGCGGGCGGAGCCGTTCGGGGAGGAGGACCTGTCGTTCGCCGAGGAACTGGCGGCGCGGGCCGCCGTCGCCATCGACAACGCCCGCCGCTTCACCCGTGAGCACACCATGGCCGAGACGCTCCAGCGCAGCCTGCTCCCGCATGTGCTGCCGAGCCAGCCGGCGCTCGACACCGCGTACCGGTACCTGCCCGCGCAGGCGCGGGTGGGCGGCGACTGGTTCGACATCATCCCGCTGCCCGGCCTGCGGGTGGCCCTGGTCGTCGGGGACGTGGTCGGGCACGGTCTGCACGCCGCGGCGACCATGGGCCGGCTGCGGACCGGGGTGCACAACTTCTCCACCCTCGACCTGCCGCCGGACGAGCTGCTGACCCGGCTCGACGACCTGGTGGGCCACCTCGACCGGGAGGAGCGCCGAGCGGGTGAGGGCACCACCGGGGCAACCTGCCTGTACGCGGTCTACGACCCGGTCTCCGGGCGGTGCACCCTGGCGTCCGCCGGGCACCTGGCGCCCGCGCTGGTGCACCCCGACGGCACGGTGGAGTTCGTCGGGGTGCCGGTGTCGCCGCCGCTGGGCGTCGGCTCGCTGCCGGTGGAGTCCACGGAGCTGGTGCTGCCCGAGGGCAGCCGGCTGGTGCTGTACACGGACGGGCTGGTCGAGGACCGGGTGCGGGACATCGACGTCGGCCTGGAGGAGCTGCGCTCGGTGCTGGCGGCCCATGCGCACGGCACGGTGGAGGAGATCTGCGAGGGCGTGTTCGCCGGGATGGTGCCCGCCCGCCGGCGGGACGACATCGCGCTGCTGGTGGCCCGCACGCGGCGGCTGGACCCCTCGCTGGTCGCCTCCTGGGAGGTGCCGCAGGAGCCGTCGGCCGTCGGTCCGGTGCGCGCGGCGTGCAGCCGCCGGCTCGCCGAATGGGGGCTGGAGGACATCGCGTTCACCACCGAGCTGGTGCTGAGCGAGCTGATCACCAACGCCGTCCGGTACGGCAGCGGGCCGATCGGCGTGCGGCTGCTGCACGATCCGGGCCGCACGCTGGTGTGCGAGGTGTCGGACGGCAGCAGCACCTCGCCGCACCTGCGGCGGGCCACGGCGACGGACGAGGGCGGCCGGGGACTGTTCCTGGTGGCGCAGCTCGCCTCCCGGTGGGGGACGCGCTACCTGCCGGCCGGGAAGGTGATCTGGGCCGAGCAGTCGCTGGCCGAGGGCGGACAGCCGCCGGGCGAGGCGCTGTTCGAGGGCATCGGGAACTGGTGA
- a CDS encoding PP2C family protein-serine/threonine phosphatase: MDRIGRKWPRYTLVVPWTLLVAGVVLEFSTPERVSASPLLALACVFAGSTASLRTTVHVSVVAVVFEVLSGVNQGVFEAHEVVENLFVALAGLLAVDLNRLLNRYGHRIEAAETVARAAQLALLPVPPREVGDLRIAAVYRTAQSDARIGGDVYGVQETPFGVRALIGDVRGKGLGAVSTVAVLLAVFREAAEEEPDLVAVADRLERCLEREGRRRGGLEQTEGFTTALLAEFPPVGGRLRLLNCGHPAPYAVDADGIRSLDPGDFSLPLGMGPLADTARTVDEYPFPDGASLVLVTDGITEARNHDGAFFTPLTALGDCDSGDPDAVLEALLRAVSAWSGPSPDDDSAVMVLNRCPAPQGARLPAGSTRAR, encoded by the coding sequence ATGGACCGCATCGGCAGGAAATGGCCCAGATACACCCTCGTCGTGCCCTGGACACTGCTCGTCGCCGGGGTGGTGCTGGAGTTCTCCACGCCGGAACGCGTCAGCGCCAGCCCGCTGCTCGCCCTGGCCTGCGTCTTCGCCGGCAGCACCGCCTCGCTGCGGACCACCGTCCACGTGTCGGTCGTCGCGGTCGTCTTCGAGGTCCTCTCCGGCGTCAACCAGGGCGTCTTCGAGGCGCACGAGGTCGTCGAGAACCTCTTCGTCGCGCTGGCCGGGCTCCTCGCGGTGGACCTGAACCGCCTGCTGAACCGCTACGGCCACCGCATCGAGGCCGCGGAGACGGTGGCCAGGGCCGCCCAGCTCGCCCTGCTGCCCGTCCCGCCCCGCGAGGTCGGCGACCTCAGGATCGCCGCCGTCTACCGCACCGCCCAGTCCGACGCCCGGATCGGCGGCGACGTCTACGGCGTCCAGGAGACCCCCTTCGGGGTGCGCGCCCTCATCGGCGACGTCCGGGGCAAGGGGCTCGGCGCCGTGTCGACGGTCGCCGTCCTGCTGGCCGTCTTCCGCGAGGCGGCCGAGGAGGAGCCCGACCTGGTGGCCGTCGCGGACCGGCTGGAGCGCTGCCTGGAGCGCGAGGGCAGACGCCGGGGCGGCCTGGAGCAGACGGAGGGCTTCACCACGGCCCTGCTGGCGGAGTTCCCGCCGGTGGGAGGCCGCTTGCGGCTGCTCAACTGCGGCCACCCCGCGCCGTACGCGGTGGACGCGGACGGCATCCGGAGCCTCGACCCCGGCGACTTCTCCCTGCCGCTGGGCATGGGCCCCCTGGCGGACACCGCGCGGACGGTCGACGAGTACCCGTTCCCGGACGGCGCGAGCCTCGTCCTCGTCACCGACGGCATCACCGAGGCCCGCAACCACGACGGCGCCTTCTTCACGCCGCTCACGGCGCTCGGCGACTGCGACTCGGGTGACCCCGACGCGGTGCTCGAAGCCCTGCTGCGCGCGGTGAGCGCCTGGTCGGGGCCCTCGCCGGACGACGACAGCGCGGTCATGGTGCTGAACCGCTGCCCGGCGCCGCAGGGCGCCCGCCTCCCCGCCGGCTCCACCCGCGCGAGGTGA
- a CDS encoding winged helix DNA-binding domain-containing protein yields the protein MVISARALNRSTLARQLLLEREPLDVVEAVRRVVALQAQQHASPYLALWNRIDGFDPASLDAALAGRRLAKSTLMRVTLHLVDAADFGVFREAMEPTLRAARLGPEETAGLVAGLLEYTGRPRADAEARAWAEERLGAPLEAPAWRMLRQYAPLWHAPVPGPWSFGARHTWAGPGTPPRLADPQAADAGLRMLLLRYLAGFGPASVADMAQFTMATRSRVRAAVRALDGEVEELAGPEGTVLFDVPGAPRPDEDTPAPPRLMAMWDSVLLAYADRGRVIPPEYRREVIRVNGDVLPTLLVDGRVAGVWRAVAGGIEATAFHGLPEAVWEGLAAEAVSLTALLADRDPLVYRRYDHWWARGFPAAGTRLLGPG from the coding sequence ATGGTGATCAGCGCGCGTGCTCTCAACCGGTCCACTCTCGCACGGCAGTTGCTGCTGGAGCGGGAGCCGCTGGACGTGGTGGAGGCGGTGCGGCGGGTGGTCGCCCTCCAGGCGCAGCAGCACGCCTCGCCGTACCTGGCGCTGTGGAACCGGATCGACGGCTTCGACCCGGCGTCCCTGGACGCGGCGCTGGCCGGTCGCCGGCTGGCCAAGTCGACGCTGATGCGGGTCACGCTGCACCTGGTGGACGCCGCGGACTTCGGGGTGTTCCGGGAGGCGATGGAGCCGACGCTGCGGGCCGCGCGGCTCGGCCCCGAGGAGACCGCCGGCCTCGTCGCGGGTCTGCTGGAGTACACGGGCCGGCCGCGTGCGGACGCCGAGGCGCGGGCCTGGGCCGAGGAGCGTCTGGGTGCGCCGCTGGAGGCGCCGGCGTGGCGGATGCTGCGCCAGTACGCACCGCTGTGGCACGCGCCGGTGCCGGGGCCCTGGTCGTTCGGGGCCCGGCACACCTGGGCCGGTCCCGGCACACCGCCCCGCCTGGCCGACCCGCAGGCCGCGGACGCCGGGCTGCGGATGCTGCTGTTGCGGTACCTGGCGGGCTTCGGGCCCGCGTCGGTGGCGGACATGGCCCAGTTCACGATGGCCACCCGGAGCCGGGTGAGGGCCGCGGTGCGGGCGCTGGACGGCGAGGTGGAGGAGCTGGCGGGCCCGGAGGGCACCGTGCTGTTCGACGTCCCCGGGGCGCCGCGGCCGGACGAGGACACCCCGGCGCCGCCGCGGCTGATGGCGATGTGGGACAGCGTGCTGCTGGCCTACGCGGACCGCGGGCGGGTGATACCGCCCGAGTACCGCCGGGAGGTGATCCGGGTGAACGGCGACGTGCTGCCCACGCTGCTGGTGGACGGCCGGGTCGCGGGGGTGTGGCGGGCGGTCGCCGGGGGGATCGAGGCCACGGCCTTCCACGGGCTGCCGGAGGCGGTGTGGGAGGGGCTGGCCGCGGAGGCGGTGTCGCTGACGGCCCTGCTGGCGGACCGGGACCCGCTGGTCTACCGCCGCTACGACCACTGGTGGGCGCGCGGCTTCCCGGCCGCCGGGACCCGGCTGCTCGGCCCCGGCTGA
- a CDS encoding ankyrin repeat domain-containing protein translates to MNAPDRALLEAAAHGDADAVRAALDGGAAVDVRDEHRRTPLLLAALADHTDAARVLVAAGADPDARDDRLDSPWLVTGVTGSVAMMRILLPAGPDPTVTNRFGGASLIPAAERGHVDYVRAVLRESDVDVDHVNQLGWTALLEAVILGDGGRAHEEIVELLVTAGADPGLADQDGVTALGHAERRGFAGIAGLLRAVR, encoded by the coding sequence ATGAACGCGCCCGACCGCGCCCTGCTGGAGGCCGCCGCCCACGGTGACGCCGACGCCGTGCGCGCCGCCCTCGACGGCGGAGCCGCCGTCGACGTCCGCGACGAGCACCGCCGCACACCGCTGCTGCTCGCCGCGCTCGCCGACCACACCGACGCCGCCCGTGTGCTGGTCGCCGCCGGAGCCGACCCCGACGCCCGGGACGACCGGCTCGACAGCCCCTGGCTGGTCACCGGCGTCACCGGCAGCGTCGCGATGATGCGGATCCTGCTGCCCGCGGGCCCCGACCCGACGGTGACCAACCGCTTCGGCGGGGCCTCGCTCATCCCGGCCGCCGAACGCGGCCACGTCGACTACGTGCGCGCCGTGCTCCGCGAGAGCGACGTCGACGTCGACCACGTCAACCAGCTCGGCTGGACCGCCCTGCTGGAGGCGGTGATCCTCGGCGACGGCGGCCGCGCCCACGAGGAGATCGTCGAACTGCTCGTCACCGCGGGCGCCGACCCCGGGCTCGCCGACCAGGACGGCGTCACCGCCCTCGGCCACGCCGAACGGCGCGGCTTCGCCGGGATCGCCGGACTGCTGAGGGCCGTGCGATGA
- a CDS encoding YncE family protein, with protein MRRAASAAAGVAALVVLATGCAAGADTGPAPRGTPSAAAGSPAAPAPSGRTPSGSLLVADFGADTVTFVDPARGAFDSVEVGTAPYGLVVGDDGRAWVATAEGVAVVDTAGRSRTALIPYETDGIGPPEHGEYRGGGMGIALAPDGRHVYVGVNRPGGDGTVEVVDTASLEVTGTADVGRRPFDVDVSRDGREVYATDHDSFDVTVVRADTLATRRIEVAPYGTEGGLGSWLKPHYAVVRPSDGRLLLPFEGERLVVLDPASGESRVERMTADTHQHGAAITADGTLLVVGTGPIDPSSDEGPSLTVRAPDGRERIIPLDGPHEDVAVSADGRTAYVTGGFTRDGYWDGITVVDLDSGDTRRLPAGSRPLGVAVL; from the coding sequence ATGAGGCGGGCAGCGAGCGCCGCCGCCGGCGTCGCCGCCCTGGTCGTCCTGGCGACCGGCTGCGCCGCCGGGGCGGACACCGGCCCCGCGCCGCGCGGCACGCCGAGTGCCGCCGCCGGGTCCCCGGCCGCGCCCGCGCCCTCCGGCCGGACGCCCTCGGGGAGCCTGCTGGTGGCCGACTTCGGCGCGGACACCGTCACCTTCGTCGACCCCGCCCGGGGCGCCTTCGACTCGGTCGAGGTCGGCACCGCGCCGTACGGCCTCGTCGTCGGCGACGACGGACGGGCCTGGGTGGCCACCGCCGAGGGCGTCGCCGTCGTCGACACCGCCGGCCGGTCCCGGACCGCCCTGATCCCCTACGAGACGGACGGCATCGGCCCTCCGGAGCACGGCGAGTACCGGGGCGGGGGCATGGGCATCGCGCTCGCGCCGGACGGCCGCCATGTGTACGTCGGCGTCAACCGGCCCGGCGGCGACGGCACGGTGGAGGTCGTCGACACCGCCTCGCTGGAGGTCACCGGCACCGCCGACGTGGGCCGCCGCCCCTTCGACGTGGACGTCTCCCGCGACGGCCGCGAGGTGTACGCGACCGACCACGACTCCTTCGACGTCACCGTGGTGCGCGCCGACACCCTCGCCACGCGGCGGATCGAGGTCGCGCCCTACGGCACCGAGGGCGGTCTGGGCTCGTGGCTCAAGCCGCACTACGCGGTGGTCCGGCCGTCGGACGGCCGCCTGCTGCTGCCGTTCGAGGGCGAGCGGCTGGTGGTCCTCGACCCGGCGAGCGGGGAGTCGCGCGTCGAGCGGATGACCGCCGACACCCACCAGCACGGCGCCGCGATCACCGCCGACGGCACCCTGCTGGTCGTCGGCACCGGCCCGATCGACCCGTCGAGCGACGAGGGCCCCTCGCTGACCGTGCGCGCCCCGGACGGCCGTGAGCGGATCATCCCGCTGGACGGCCCCCACGAGGACGTGGCCGTCTCCGCGGACGGCCGCACCGCCTACGTCACGGGCGGCTTCACCCGGGACGGCTACTGGGACGGGATCACCGTGGTGGACCTGGACTCGGGCGACACCCGGCGTCTGCCGGCGGGCAGCCGTCCGCTGGGTGTGGCGGTCCTCTGA
- a CDS encoding cold-shock protein — translation MASGTVKWFNSEKGFGFISQDGGGPDVFAHYSNINAQGFRELQEGQAVTFDVTQGQKGPQAENITIA, via the coding sequence ATGGCCAGCGGCACCGTCAAGTGGTTCAACTCCGAAAAGGGCTTCGGCTTCATCTCCCAGGACGGCGGCGGCCCCGACGTCTTCGCCCACTACTCCAACATCAACGCCCAGGGCTTCCGTGAGCTCCAGGAGGGCCAGGCCGTCACGTTCGACGTGACCCAGGGCCAGAAGGGCCCGCAGGCGGAGAACATCACCATCGCCTGA